The following proteins are encoded in a genomic region of Corylus avellana chromosome ca4, CavTom2PMs-1.0:
- the LOC132180075 gene encoding putative calcium-transporting ATPase 13, plasma membrane-type, translating to MATILPPKSESICIETLLHVPEILGQANKRWHSAFVTIYCSRTILSFFTESLSGKKNTEISCSPYSIEDLRPSNSFQIDRTSLTELVKENDVHSHHSLAEKKNVDISRSPSFIIMNLKPLVEHVKEKSIHKFHSLHDIKNPELSHCPSFTIVDLVPDKRFKIDQNCLIQLVKEKNLDRLQKFGGVDAVASSLHTNAELGIEGDVEDIALRHEAFGSNTYKRPPTKSFFHFIVEAFKDLTIFILLGCATLSLAFGIKEHGIKEGWYDGGSIFVAIFLVIAVSAISNFRQNRQFDKLSKVSNNIQVDVVRAARRQQISIFKIVVGDVVCLKIGDQVPADGLFIDGHSLQVDESSMTGESDQVEINCSHPFLVSGTKVADGYAQMLVTSVGMNTTWGEMMSSISRDTNEQTPLQARLNKLTSSIGKVGLLVAFLVLVVLLVRYFTGNTTDDNGNKEFNGNKTKVDDIVNAVVGIVAAAVTIVVVAIPEGLPLAVTLTLAYSMKRMMVDQAMVRKLSACETMGSATTICTDKTGTLTLNQMKVTKFWLGKETFTAGSYSSIAEYVLKLVQEGVALNTTGSVYMPNSGSEIEFSGSPTEKAILSWAVLDLNMEMEQFMQSCTILYVEAFNSQKKRSGVLMRRKADNTIHVHWKGAAEMILKMCSSYYDASGIVKDLDDAEQMKFEQIIQGMAASSLRCIAFAHKQVSEEYQENKRLEEDGLTLLGLVGLKDPCRSGVKKAVEDCQYAGVNIKMITGDNVFTAKAIATECGILRPGQDMVSGAVVEGVEFRNYTPEERLEKVDKICVMARSSPFDKLLMVECLKQKGHVVAVTGDGTNDAPALKEADIGLSMGIQGTEVAKESSDIVILDDNFASVATVLKWGRCVYNNIQKFIQFQLTVNVAALVINFVAAISAGEVPLTAVQLLWVNLIMDTLGALALATEQPAKELMDKPPVGRTTPLITNIMWRNLLAQASYQIVVLLTLQFKGESIFGVAEKVNDTLIFNTFVLCQVFNEFNARKLEKKNVFKGIHKNRLFLGIIVITIILQVVMVEFLKKFADTERLNWLQWGACIGISALSWPIGWIVKCIPVPQRPFLSYLKMKKI from the coding sequence ATGGCTACAATTCTCCCACCAAAGTCGGAGAGCATATGCATTGAGACTTTACTTCACGTACCAGAAATACTCGGCCAAGCCAACAAGAGATGGCACTCTGCTTTTGTGACCATCTACTGTTCCAGAAccatactttctttttttacagaATCTCTATCCGGAAAGAAAAATACTGAGATTTCATGCAGTCCTTATTCCATTGAGGATCTCAGACCAAGCAATAGCTTCCAAATTGATCGTACCAGTCTTACTGAACTTGTGAAGGAGAATGATGTTCACAGCCATCATTCTCTagcagagaagaaaaatgttgaCATTTCACGCTCTCCATCTTTCATCATTATGAATCTCAAACCTCTCGTTGAACACGTGAAAGAGAAAAGTATTCACAAATTCCATTCTCTACACGATATCAAAAATCCTGAGCTTTCTCACTGTCCATCATTCACCATTGTGGATCTCGTCCCCGACAAAAGGTtcaaaattgatcaaaattgtCTCATTCAACTTGTGAAAGAGAAAAATCTTGACAGGCTCCAAAAATTTGGAGGGGTTGATGCGGTAGCATCTAGCCTTCATACCAATGCTGAATTGGGTATTGAAGGCGATGTTGAAGACATTGCACTCCGACACGAGGCTTTCGGCTCCAACACATATAAAAGACCGCCTACAAAGAGCTTCTTCCATTTCATAGTGGAAGCCTTCAAGGATCTTACCATTTTCATCCTCTTAGGCTGTGCAACACTTTCTCTTGCGTTTGGCATTAAAGAACATGGAATCAAAGAAGGTTGGTATGATGGTGGAAGCATATTTGTTGCTATATTTCTTGTCATTGCTGTTTCTGCCATAAGCAACTTTAGGCAAAATAGACAGTTTGACAAATTATCCAAAGTCAGCAACAATATACAGGTTGATGTTGTGAGAGCTGCGCGGCGTCAACAGatttcaatatttaaaattgtTGTTGGAGATGTTGTTTGCTTAAAGATTGGAGATCAAGTTCCAGCTGACGGCCTATTCATAGACGGGCACTCATTGCAAGTGGATGAATCCAGCATGACAGGGGAGAGTGACCAAGTAGAAATAAATTGCAGTCATCCATTTCTGGTTTCAGGTACTAAGGTGGCTGATGGCTATGCTCAAATGCTTGTCACTTCAGTTGGCATGAACACAACCTGGGGCGAGATGATGAGCTCAATCAGCCGTGACACAAACGAACAAACACCTTTACAAGCTCGCCTCAACAAGTTAACCTCATCAATCGGTAAAGTTGGTTTGCTAGTCGCTTTCCTAGTTCTCGTAGTCTTGTTGGTTCGCTACTTCACAGGTAATACAACAGATGACAATGGAAATAAGGAGTTCAACGGTAACAAGACCAAGGTTGATGACATAGTGAATGCTGTGGTGGGGATTGTCGCTGCTGCTGTTACTATAGTTGTGGTTGCAATCCCAGAAGGTTTGCCACTGGCAGTTACACTCACACTTGCTTATTCCATGAAGAGAATGATGGTTGATCAAGCAATGGTGCGAAAGCTCTCTGCCTGTGAGACCATGGGCTCTGCCACCACCATTTGTACCGATAAAACAGGCACTCTCACGCTCAACCAAATGAAGGTGACAAAGTTTTGGTTGGGGAAAGAAACTTTTACAGCTGGTTCTTACTCATCAATTGCTGAATATGTTCTCAAATTGGTCCAGGAAGGAGTTGCTTTAAACACAACTGGTAGTGTATACATGCCTAATTCAGGATCTGAAATTGAGTTTTCAGGTAGTCCCACTGAAAAAGCAATTCTTTCATGGGCTGTTTTGGACCTAAACATGGAAATGGAGCAATTCATGCAAAGTTGTACGATTCTTTATGTTGAAGCATTCAATTCCCAGAAGAAACGAAGTGGAGTCCTTATGAGGAGAAAAGCAGACAACACAATCCATGTACACTGGAAAGGTGCAGCAGAGATGATATTGAAGATGTGCTCAAGTTACTATGATGCTTCTGGAATTGTAAAAGATCTTGATGATGCTGAACAGATGAAATTTGAGCAAATTATTCAAGGTATGGCAGCTAGCAGCCTCCGGTGCATTGCATTTGCACATAAGCAGGTTTCAGAAGaatatcaagaaaataaaaggctAGAAGAAGATGGTTTGACCCTATTAGGACTTGTGGGACTTAAGGACCCATGTCGTTCAGGGGTGAAGAAAGCTGTGGAAGATTGCCAATATGCCGGTGTGAACATTAAAATGATCACGGGAGACAATGTTTTCACTGCAAAAGCTATAGCCACCGAATGTGGGATACTTAGGCCTGGTCAAGACATGGTCAGTGGAGCAGTAGTAGAAGGTGTGGAATTCAGAAACTACACGCCAGAAGAGAGATTGGAGAAAGTTGATAAAATTTGTGTGATGGCAAGGTCTTCTCCCTTTGACAAACTTTTGATGGTAGAGTGCTTGAAACAAAAAGGCCATGTGGTTGCAGTCACTGGCGATGGCACAAACGATGCACCAGCACTAAAAGAAGCTGATATAGGACTTTCGATGGGGATTCAAGGCACCGAGGTGGCCAAGGAAAGCTCTGACATTGTCATTTTGGACGATAATTTTGCTTCAGTGGCCACAGTTTTAAAGTGGGGAAGATGTGTCTATAACAACATCCAGAAGTTCATCCAATTTCAACTTACCGTAAATGTTGCTGCTCTTGTGATCAACTTTGTGGCAGCAATTTCAGCTGGAGAAGTCCCACTTACAGCAGTGCAATTATTGTGGGTGAACTTGATTATGGATACATTGGGTGCTCTGGCTCTTGCGACAGAGCAACCTGCCAAGGAATTGATGGATAAACCACCTGTGGGCCGGACTACGCCACTTATCACCAACATTATGTGGAGAAACCTCTTAGCCCAAGCTTCATATCAAATAGTTGTCCTCTTGACCTTGCAGTTCAAAGGTGAATCAATCTTTGGTGTGGCTGAGAAGGTAAATGACACCTTAATCTTTAATACTTTTGTTCTTTGCCAAGTCTTCAATGAATTCAATGCAAGGAAGCTCGAGAAGAAGAATGTCTTCAAGGGGATACACAAGAATAGATTGTTTTTGGGGATCATCGTGATAACCATTATTCTACAGGTAGtcatggtagagtttctaaagAAGTTTGCAGATACAGAAAGGTTGAATTGGTTGCAATGGGGTGCATGCATTGGAATCTCAGCACTATCTTGGCCAATTGGTTGGATCGTCAAGTGTATACCTGTTCCACAAAGACCATTTCTTAGCTACCTAAAGATGAAAAAGATATGA
- the LOC132180076 gene encoding putative calcium-transporting ATPase 13, plasma membrane-type, with amino-acid sequence MGSIFLSNLERIEYLLHAPNTLSEPKQRWHSAFLTIYCSKALLSFFNVSPPEKKSFKVSRLPSFTIVDLKPDTRFKIDQNTLIQLVKDKNVDSLRKIGGVVGVATSLEADLELGIEGDVEDISHRHDAFGSNTYKRPPTKSFFHFIVEAFKDLTIFILLGCATLSLAFGIKEDGIKEGWYDGGSIFVAIFLVIAVSAVSNFRQNRQFDKLSKVSNNIQVEVVRAGRRQQISVFEIVVGDVVCLKIGDQVPADGLFFDGHSLQVDESSMTGESDHVDVNYSHPFLVSGTKVVDGYARMLVTTVGMNTTWGEMMSSISRDTSEQTPLQARLNKLTSSIGKVGLLVAFLVLVVLLVRYFTGNTTDDNGNKEFIGSKTKVDDIVNAVVGIVAAAVTIVVVAIPEGLPLAVTLTLAYSMKRMMVDQAMVRKLSACETMGSATTICTDKTGTLTLNQMKVTKFWLGEETFATSSYSSIAPYVLELVQEGVALNTTGSVYRSNSGSEIEFSGSPTEKAILSWAVLDLNMEIEQLMQSCTILYVEAFNSQKKRSGVLMRRKVDNTIHVHWKGAAEMILKMCSSYYDASGIVKDLDDAEQMKFEQIIQGMAASSLRCIAFAYKQVSEEDQENKKLDEDGLTLLGLVGLKDPCRPGVKKAVEDCQYAGVNIKMITGDNVFTAKAIATECGILRLGQDLVNGAVVEGVEFRNYTPKERLEKVDKICVMARSSPFDKLLMVQCLKQKGHVVAVTGDGTNDAPALKEADIGLSMGIQGTEVAKESSDIVILDDNFASVATVLKWGRCVYNNIQKFIQFQLTVNVAALVINFVAAVSAGEVPLTAVQLLWVNLIMDTLGALALATEQPTKELMDKPPVGRTAPLITNIMWRNLLAQASYQIIVLLTLQFKGESIFGVTEKVNDTLIFNTFVLCQVFNEFNARKLEKKNVFKGIHRNRLFLGIIVITIVLQVIMVEFLKKFADTERLNWVQWGACIGMSALSWPIGWIVKWIPVPQKPFLSYLKMSKK; translated from the coding sequence ATGGGTAGCATTTTCCTGTCAAACTTGGAGCGAATTGAGTATTTACTTCATGCACCAAACACCCTTAGCGAACCCAAGCAGAGATGGCACTCTGCTTTTCTAACCATCTATTGTTCTAAAGCTCTACTCTCCTTTTTCAATGTCTCTCCACCCGAAAAGAAATCTTTTAAGGTTTCACGCCTTCCATCTTTCACCATTGTGGATCTCAAACCTGACACAAGGTtcaaaattgatcaaaataCTCTCATTCAGCTTGTGAAGGACAAAAATGTTGACAGCCTCCGAAAAATTGGAGGGGTTGTTGGAGTTGCAACCAGTCTTGAAGCCGATCTTGAATTGGGTATTGAAGGTGATGTTGAAGATATTTCTCACAGACACGATGCTTTTGGCTCCAACACATATAAAAGGCCGCCTACAAAGAGCTTCTTCCATTTCATTGTGGAGGCCTTCAAGGATCTTACCATATTCATCCTTTTAGGCTGCGCAACACTTTCGCTTGCGTTTGGCATTAAAGAGGATGGAATCAAAGAAGGATGGTATGATGGTGGAAGCATATTTGTTGCTATATTTCTTGTCATTGCTGTTTCCGCCGTAAGCAACTTTAGGCAAAACAGACAATTTGACAAATTATCTAAAGTTAGCAACAATATCCAAGTTGAGGTTGTGAGAGCTGGAAGGCGTCAACAGATTTCCGTGTTTGAAATTGTGGTTGGAGACGTCGTTTGCTTAAAGATCGGAGATCAAGTTCCAGCCGACGGGCTATTCTTTGATGGGCACTCATTGCAAGTGGATGAATCCAGCATGACAGGGGAGAGTGACCACGTAGACGTGAATTACAGTCATCCATTTTTGGTTTCTGGTACTAAGGTGGTTGATGGCTATGCTCGGATGCTTGTCACAACGGTTGGCATGAACACAACCTGGGGCGAGATGATGAGCTCAATCAGCCGTGACACCAGCGAACAAACACCTTTACAAGCTCGCCTCAACAAGTTAACCTCATCAATAGGTAAAGTTGGTTTACTAGTTGCTTTCCTAGTTCTTGTAGTCTTGTTGGTTCGTTACTTCACAGGAAATACAACAGATGATAATGGAAATAAAGAGTTCATTGGCAGTAAGACCAAGGTTGACGACATAGTGAATGCTGTGGTGGGGATTGTAGCTGCTGCAGTTACTATAGTTGTGGTTGCAATTCCAGAAGGTTTGCCATTGGCCGTCACGCTGACACTTGCTTATTCCATGAAGAGAATGATGGTTGATCAGGCAATGGTGCGGAAGCTCTCTGCCTGTGAGACCATGGGCTCTGCCACCACCATTTGTACTGATAAAACAGGCACTCTCACGCTCAATCAAATGAAGGTGACAAAGTTTTGGCTAGGGGAAGAAACTTTTGCAACAAGTTCTTACTCATCAATTGCTCCATATGTTCTCGAATTGGTCCAAGAAGGAGTTGCTTTAAACACAACTGGTAGTGTTTACAGGTCTAATTCAGGATCTGAAATTGAGTTCTCAGGTAGTCCCACTGAAAAAGCAATTCTTTCCTGGGCTGTTCTGGACCTAAACATGGAAATTGAGCAATTGATGCAAAGTTGTACGATTCTTTATGTTGAAGCATTCAATTCCCAGAAGAAACGAAGTGGAGTCCTTATGAGGAGAAAGGTAGACAACACAATCCATGTACACTGGAAAGGTGCTGCAGAGATGATACTGAAGATGTGTTCAAGTTACTATGATGCTTCTGGAATTGTAAAAGATCTGGATGATGCTGAACAGATGAAATTTGAGCAAATTATTCAAGGTATGGCAGCTAGCAGCCTTCGATGCATTGCATTTGCATATAAGCAAGTTTCAgaagaagatcaagaaaataaaaagctaGATGAAGATGGTTTGACCCTATTAGGACTTGTGGGACTTAAGGACCCATGTCGTCCAGGGGTGAAGAAAGCTGTTGAAGATTGCCAGTATGCCGGTGTGAACATTAAAATGATCACGGGAGACAATGTTTTCACTGCAAAAGCTATAGCCACCGAATGTGGGATACTCAGGCTTGGTCAAGACTTGGTCAATGGAGCAGTAGTAGAAGGTGTGGAATTCAGAAACTACACGCCAAAGGAGAGATTGGAGAAAGTTGACAAAATTTGTGTGATGGCGAGGTCCTCTCCCTTTGACAAACTTCTAATGGTACAATGCTTGAAACAAAAAGGCCATGTGGTTGCTGTTACTGGCGATGGCACGAATGATGCACCGGCACTAAAAGAAGCTGATATAGGACTTTCTATGGGGATTCAAGGCACCGAGGTGGCCAAGGAAAGCTCAGACATTGTCATTTTGGATGATAATTTTGCTTCTGTGGCCACAGTTCTAAAGTGGGGAAGATGTGTCTATAACAACATCCAGAAGTTCATCCAATTTCAACTTACTGTAAATGTTGCTGCTCTTGTGATCAACTTTGTGGCAGCAGTTTCAGCTGGTGAAGTCCCTTTAACAGCAGTGCAGTTATTGTGGGTGAACTTGATTATGGATACGTTGGGTGCTCTGGCTCTTGCAACTGAGCAACCCACCAAGGAGCTCATGGATAAACCACCTGTGGGTCGGACTGCACCACTTATCACCAACATTATGTGGAGAAACCTCTTAGCCCAAGCTTCCTATCAAATAATCGTCCTCTTGACCCTGCAATTCAAAGGTGAATCAATTTTTGGTGTGACTGAGAAGGTAAATGACACCCTAATCTTTAATACTTTTGTCCTTTGCCAAGTCTTCAATGAATTCAATGCAAGGAAGCTCGAGAAGAAGAACGTCTTCAAGGGGATACACAGAAATAGATTGTTTTTGGGGATCATTGTGATAACCATTGTTCTTCAGGTGATCATGGTAGAGTTTTTAAAGAAGTTTGCAGATACAGAAAGGTTGAATTGGGTGCAATGGGGTGCATGCATTGGAATGTCAGCACTATCTTGGCCAATCGGTTGGATTGTCAAGTGGATACCTGTTCCACAGAAACCGTTTCTTAGTTACCTAAAGATGTCAAAGAAATGA